One genomic segment of Anguilla anguilla isolate fAngAng1 chromosome 2, fAngAng1.pri, whole genome shotgun sequence includes these proteins:
- the LOC118219875 gene encoding transport and Golgi organization protein 1 homolog has protein sequence MLSSSHRNNWNLKASVRELQRRCMNMCEERDALDLMLEKRENRIKSADLEQEEFQKTFQEKEMALQQKLGQLEQDWRAKLERVMEERSEQEQRVKQEIQALLLKLFKTEQLHQTQICDYEVKYRDSLKLVSELQRQIKEPEVRV, from the exons ATGCTTTCTTCCTCCCATCGTAATAACTGGAACCTGAAG gCAAGTGTCAGAGAGCTGCAAAGGAGATGCATGAATATGTGTGAAGAGAGAGATGCACTTGACTTGATgttggagaagagagagaacagaataaAAAGTGCCGATCTGGAGCAGGAGGAATTTCAGAAGACATTTCAAGAGAAAGAGATGGCTCTACAGCA GAAGCTGGGGCAGCTTGAGCAGGACTGGAGAGCGAAGCTGGAAAGAgtgatggaggagaggagcgagCAAGAGCAGCGTGTGAAGCAGGAGATCCAGGCTCTGCTCCTTAAGCTGTTCAAGACTGAGCAGCTGCACCAGACCCAG ATATGTGACTATGAGGTCAAGTACAGGGACTCACTAAAACTGGTGTCTGAGCTGCAGCGTCAAATCAAGGAGCCTGAGGTGAGAGTCTGA